Proteins from a single region of Methanoculleus horonobensis:
- a CDS encoding CDP-alcohol phosphatidyltransferase family protein: protein MIEEHLRAGTSGALMRIAALIARTGATPNTLTLLGFLGMGAAGFLCAAGSFFFAGLVVAASCVFDALDGALARVTGAASLYGAFFDSFLDRYAEAAVYGGLVVYYTGAGTPWGVEAAFFAAIGSLMVSYARARAEGLGVECRTGLFARPERIAVIIIGLVTGLVLPALVVLAVATNITAVRRLLAVRGVTLSVSRPPRSP from the coding sequence GTGATCGAGGAGCACCTCCGGGCGGGGACGAGCGGTGCGCTCATGCGAATCGCGGCCCTCATCGCCCGGACTGGGGCGACCCCGAACACCCTCACCCTGCTCGGGTTTCTCGGGATGGGGGCTGCCGGGTTCCTCTGCGCCGCCGGATCGTTCTTCTTCGCCGGCCTCGTCGTCGCCGCATCCTGTGTCTTCGACGCCCTCGACGGGGCGCTCGCCCGGGTGACCGGCGCGGCTTCACTCTATGGCGCGTTCTTCGACTCGTTCCTGGACCGCTACGCCGAGGCTGCGGTCTACGGGGGGCTCGTCGTCTACTACACGGGGGCGGGAACGCCCTGGGGCGTCGAGGCCGCTTTTTTCGCCGCTATCGGTTCGCTGATGGTCAGTTACGCCCGGGCCCGGGCCGAGGGGCTCGGGGTCGAGTGCCGGACCGGGCTCTTTGCCCGGCCGGAGCGGATCGCGGTCATCATCATCGGGCTGGTGACGGGGCTCGTCCTCCCGGCGCTCGTCGTCCTCGCGGTCGCGACGAACATTACTGCGGTGCGAAGGCTCCTCGCTGTCCGGGGAGTTACGCTTTCTGTGTCACGGCCGCCTCGGTCACCGTGA
- a CDS encoding nucleotidyltransferase family protein: protein MDPSGIFGSCRRGEEHEGSDVDILVEFSEVPGIFGFLRLERYLSEILGRKVDLVEKSALKPRIGHRILNEVLYV from the coding sequence TTGGATCCATCCGGCATCTTCGGCTCGTGCCGGCGCGGCGAGGAGCACGAGGGAAGCGATGTGGACATCCTGGTCGAGTTCTCCGAGGTGCCGGGGATCTTCGGGTTCCTCAGGCTCGAGCGGTACCTCTCCGAGATCCTCGGAAGGAAGGTGGACCTGGTTGAAAAGAGCGCACTCAAACCCCGTATCGGCCACCGTATCTTGAACGAGGTTCTCTACGTATGA
- a CDS encoding FAD-dependent oxidoreductase, whose translation MAGVKVYTTENCPYCRMVQAFLRKQDVEYEIVDVGKDREAAREMIEISGQRGVPVTVFGDEVVVGFDAKRLRELFGTPAEEIVYDAVIVGAGPAGLTAAVYCARKLMKTVVIAENIGGQAAWSWAIENYMGFSTISGEELIRKFEEQVRGFHVHLELDSVGEVRKEDETLLVRTASGTVYRSRTLILAPGKEPRRLGIPGEDRLMGKGVSICAVCDAPLYRDKPVAVVGGGNAALQTAIEMTEFASSVTLIARRDLRCDEVYIDRAEKAGVQTFSHHEVTALHGDAGLTGITVRDRETGEETDLGVEGLFLAIGLAPNTGFLKGLVALNEQGEIIIDENGHTSVPGVFAAGDATCVKAKQIIVAAGDGAKAALEAHEYFEELTGEPTEKRAVCT comes from the coding sequence ATGGCAGGCGTTAAGGTCTACACGACGGAGAACTGCCCCTACTGCCGGATGGTTCAGGCGTTCCTCCGGAAACAGGATGTCGAATACGAGATCGTCGACGTCGGGAAAGATCGCGAGGCGGCCCGGGAGATGATCGAGATCTCGGGGCAGCGGGGGGTGCCGGTCACGGTCTTTGGCGACGAGGTGGTCGTCGGGTTCGATGCAAAGAGGCTCCGGGAGCTCTTCGGGACGCCGGCGGAGGAGATCGTCTACGACGCGGTCATCGTGGGCGCTGGTCCGGCAGGGCTGACGGCAGCGGTCTACTGTGCCCGGAAGCTCATGAAGACCGTCGTCATAGCGGAGAACATCGGCGGCCAGGCGGCCTGGAGCTGGGCTATCGAGAACTACATGGGGTTCTCGACGATCTCGGGCGAGGAACTGATCCGGAAGTTCGAGGAGCAGGTCAGAGGGTTCCATGTCCATCTTGAGCTCGATAGCGTCGGGGAGGTTCGCAAAGAGGACGAGACGCTCCTTGTCCGGACAGCCTCGGGAACGGTCTACCGTTCCCGGACGCTCATCCTGGCTCCGGGCAAAGAGCCCCGGCGGCTTGGGATTCCCGGTGAGGATCGGCTGATGGGGAAGGGTGTCTCGATCTGCGCCGTCTGCGACGCCCCGCTCTACCGCGACAAACCGGTGGCCGTCGTCGGCGGCGGAAACGCGGCGCTCCAGACCGCGATCGAGATGACGGAGTTCGCGAGTTCGGTGACCCTGATCGCCCGGAGGGATCTCCGGTGCGACGAGGTCTACATCGACCGGGCAGAGAAGGCGGGGGTGCAGACCTTCTCCCACCATGAGGTGACGGCGCTCCACGGGGACGCGGGCCTGACCGGGATCACGGTCCGCGACCGCGAGACCGGCGAGGAGACGGATCTCGGCGTGGAGGGACTCTTCCTCGCGATCGGGCTTGCGCCGAATACCGGCTTCCTCAAGGGTCTCGTGGCGCTGAACGAGCAGGGCGAGATCATCATCGACGAGAACGGCCATACAAGCGTTCCCGGGGTCTTCGCGGCCGGGGACGCGACCTGCGTCAAGGCCAAGCAGATCATCGTCGCTGCCGGCGACGGGGCGAAGGCGGCGCTCGAGGCGCACGAGTACTTCGAGGAACTCACGGGCGAACCGACCGAGAAGCGGGCGGTCTGCACGTGA
- a CDS encoding HEPN domain-containing protein — protein MKKQGFLSKLYDEGKIRLVEPSTQIQEAYRKKSESFLVSAKILLENGRLEETVSMAYYSMYYMVLALLFKTGIKCENHSGATILLENLYGIDNSRIVAAKRERIDKQYYVDFAITAEDVRDSIEEAETFCADLLDSMERLHQGDISRLREKAVRLLEGPDE, from the coding sequence ATGAAAAAACAGGGGTTTTTGAGTAAACTCTACGATGAAGGGAAGATCCGGCTCGTTGAGCCAAGCACTCAGATCCAGGAGGCATACCGTAAGAAGTCAGAGAGTTTTCTCGTCTCGGCAAAGATCCTGCTCGAGAACGGGCGGCTTGAAGAGACGGTATCGATGGCATACTACAGCATGTACTACATGGTGCTTGCCCTACTCTTCAAGACCGGTATAAAATGCGAAAACCACTCCGGCGCAACGATCCTCCTTGAGAACCTGTATGGAATTGACAATTCCCGGATTGTCGCCGCCAAAAGAGAGCGAATCGATAAGCAGTACTATGTGGACTTCGCGATCACGGCAGAGGATGTCCGTGACTCGATAGAGGAGGCTGAGACGTTCTGTGCAGACTTGCTCGATTCCATGGAGCGCCTGCACCAGGGGGACATCTCACGCCTCAGGGAAAAAGCAGTGCGGCTCTTAGAAGGGCCGGACGAGTGA
- the tfrA gene encoding fumarate reductase (CoM/CoB) subunit TfrA — protein MHVDEIVDAHVLVVGSGGAGVRAAIEASRYGGVVMVSKTIAGKGGCTTMAEGGYNAVLRNQDSIDVHREDTLKGGAYLNDPALVDALVREAPERMADLVRWGAVFDVTENREVAQRPFGGQRFPRTCYAGDRTGHEMIMTLLDRLDATDTHLYQEVSVIDLIKDENGAVAGAIALDRDGDVVLFRSDATVLATGGGTQVYDISTNSAAGTGDGFAMAYRTGAELIDMEMVQFHPTGAVYPYDARGRLVTEAVRGEGGILLNARRERFMERYDPERMELSTRDVVARAIATEVLEGRGTNRGGVYLDVTHLSAETIESRLPVMLEQFLAFGVDIRREPMEVAPTAHHIMGGVRITPECRTTIPGLFACGEVAGGVHGANRLGGNALADTQVFGKRAGEFAGKAPARSGRHDEAAIDERLRMLDGFFEGAVNPADVRKDLKLTMWSQTGIFRNAPDLRTALTHIRRLADQRLCAASTANLLECCMVRNMCTTASLIVRCALLRPENRGAHVRLDAEIVTEPAASPFSHTYVSLAREGIERREVTA, from the coding sequence ATGCATGTAGACGAGATTGTGGACGCGCACGTGCTGGTTGTCGGAAGCGGCGGCGCCGGGGTGCGGGCCGCCATCGAGGCCTCCCGGTACGGCGGCGTGGTCATGGTCTCCAAGACCATCGCCGGCAAAGGCGGGTGCACGACGATGGCGGAAGGCGGCTACAACGCCGTGTTGCGGAACCAGGACTCGATCGACGTCCACCGCGAGGATACACTGAAAGGCGGGGCGTACTTGAACGACCCGGCGCTCGTGGACGCGCTGGTCCGCGAGGCGCCGGAGCGGATGGCCGACCTCGTCCGGTGGGGCGCCGTCTTCGACGTCACGGAGAACCGGGAGGTCGCGCAACGGCCGTTCGGCGGGCAGCGGTTTCCCCGAACCTGCTATGCCGGGGACAGAACCGGGCACGAGATGATCATGACCCTCCTCGACCGGCTCGATGCGACCGATACGCACCTCTACCAGGAGGTCTCGGTCATCGATCTCATCAAGGACGAGAACGGTGCGGTCGCCGGCGCGATTGCTCTCGACCGGGACGGGGACGTCGTGCTCTTCCGCTCCGACGCGACGGTGCTCGCGACCGGCGGGGGGACGCAGGTCTACGATATATCCACGAACTCCGCCGCCGGAACCGGGGACGGGTTCGCGATGGCCTACCGGACGGGGGCGGAGCTGATCGATATGGAGATGGTTCAGTTCCACCCGACGGGTGCCGTCTACCCCTACGACGCCCGTGGCCGCCTGGTGACGGAGGCCGTCCGGGGCGAGGGGGGGATACTCCTGAACGCACGGCGGGAGCGGTTCATGGAGCGCTACGACCCCGAGCGGATGGAACTCTCCACCCGGGACGTGGTGGCGCGGGCGATCGCGACCGAGGTGCTGGAAGGCCGGGGAACGAACCGGGGCGGGGTCTACCTGGACGTGACCCACCTTTCGGCGGAGACGATCGAGAGCAGGCTTCCGGTGATGCTCGAACAGTTCCTCGCGTTCGGCGTCGACATCCGGCGGGAGCCGATGGAGGTCGCTCCGACCGCCCACCACATCATGGGCGGGGTTCGGATCACCCCGGAGTGCCGGACGACCATCCCCGGCCTCTTCGCCTGCGGGGAGGTTGCCGGCGGGGTGCACGGCGCAAACCGCCTCGGCGGGAACGCCCTTGCCGACACGCAGGTCTTCGGAAAACGGGCAGGGGAGTTCGCCGGGAAGGCGCCCGCACGGAGCGGCCGGCATGATGAGGCCGCAATCGACGAGAGACTCCGGATGCTCGACGGTTTCTTCGAGGGGGCGGTTAACCCCGCAGACGTCAGGAAGGATCTGAAACTCACGATGTGGAGCCAGACCGGGATCTTCCGGAACGCCCCCGACCTCCGGACAGCCTTAACGCACATCCGCCGGCTCGCCGACCAGCGGCTCTGCGCCGCCTCGACCGCGAACCTGCTTGAATGTTGTATGGTCCGGAACATGTGCACCACGGCGTCCCTGATCGTCCGGTGCGCTCTCCTGCGGCCCGAGAACCGGGGAGCCCACGTCCGGCTGGACGCGGAGATCGTGACCGAACCGGCGGCGTCGCCGTTCTCCCACACCTACGTCTCGCTCGCCCGGGAAGGGATCGAGCGGCGGGAGGTGACGGCATGA
- a CDS encoding nucleotidyltransferase domain-containing protein translates to MSIKIVALLLRGDSHPRKLAKDLNVSHTTVLRRLKDLLDGNVVDFRIEGKNRTYFLKKTLEARVHVYVVEWYALGNLIEKAPHLRSVIRTIQERRDIPLAIIFGSYAKGTADEKSDIDLYIETDDREVKRELERCHSRLSVKIGAWDPENLLIREIAKNHIIVKGVERYYEKTGVFE, encoded by the coding sequence GTGTCCATCAAGATCGTTGCTCTCCTGCTCAGGGGCGACTCGCACCCCCGCAAACTTGCAAAAGATCTGAACGTTTCACACACCACCGTGTTGCGGAGACTTAAGGACTTATTAGACGGGAACGTCGTAGACTTCAGGATAGAGGGGAAAAATAGAACCTATTTCCTGAAGAAAACTCTTGAAGCGCGGGTGCACGTCTATGTAGTGGAGTGGTACGCGCTCGGAAACCTGATTGAAAAGGCCCCTCATCTACGATCAGTCATCAGGACGATCCAGGAGAGACGGGATATCCCGCTTGCCATAATCTTCGGCAGTTATGCGAAAGGAACTGCGGATGAGAAGAGCGACATCGATCTCTATATCGAGACAGATGATAGAGAGGTGAAACGAGAACTGGAGCGTTGCCACTCGAGGCTCAGCGTGAAGATCGGAGCCTGGGATCCGGAAAATCTGTTGATTCGGGAGATCGCAAAGAATCACATCATCGTGAAGGGAGTCGAACGGTATTATGAAAAAACAGGGGTTTTTGAGTAA
- a CDS encoding rubrerythrin family protein yields MPTDENAQNAYAGESQANRKYSVFAEKAAAEGYPAVAKLFRAASEAEAVHAKRLLFILNAVGSTEENLKSAMEGENYEFMEMYPAFVAEAKEERKNEASIVFTHAMKAEEVHANLYLQALEAVRDGKDLDAEKVFLCPVCGNVEIGAAPEKCPICGVPARMFREIQ; encoded by the coding sequence ATGCCGACAGATGAGAACGCTCAGAATGCGTACGCCGGGGAGTCCCAGGCGAACAGAAAGTACTCGGTCTTTGCAGAGAAGGCAGCCGCCGAGGGGTATCCCGCGGTGGCAAAACTCTTCCGTGCGGCAAGCGAAGCGGAAGCCGTCCACGCGAAACGTCTCCTCTTCATCCTGAACGCCGTCGGGAGCACCGAGGAGAACCTGAAAAGCGCGATGGAGGGCGAGAACTACGAGTTCATGGAGATGTATCCCGCGTTCGTCGCCGAAGCGAAGGAGGAGCGCAAGAACGAGGCCTCGATCGTCTTCACCCACGCGATGAAGGCGGAAGAGGTGCACGCGAACCTCTACCTCCAGGCGCTCGAGGCCGTCCGGGATGGAAAAGACCTCGACGCAGAGAAGGTCTTCCTCTGCCCGGTCTGCGGCAACGTCGAGATCGGCGCGGCGCCGGAGAAGTGCCCGATATGCGGGGTTCCGGCACGGATGTTCCGCGAAATTCAATAA
- a CDS encoding ATP-binding protein, producing the protein MRFYGRERELQLMEHLYARTPSFLVVTGRRRVGKTELIKEFCKGKPALYFYVDGNKSIEALMEEFGGLTAEALNLPGYIKTDTPETFLEFLFSYDKPLIVVFDEFQRFLKVHPSFISQMQRFWDLKGRDSHLFVIISGSSVGMIREIFLEGNAPLFRRADNILTLRPFKPEECLAILEDLGVRNPAERLDLYLLFGGTIYYYTFIEKYGCTDLETALDRLVLDDLAPLRREMSDVVVEEFGREHATYYEILAAIAEGKRSQKEIADVVRLPSTSLPPYLRDLVDLLGVIEYRVPVTERGKRSKMGRYAFADNFFRFYAIYIYRNMSLYESGRFDLLKDRILREWRGFSGRAFEEMIRTLLARDLAERYEEIGSWWNRRGDEIDLLALGPEGSLAVEIKNRNLSLAEAHGILAALEEKLPLVKGLARPLATGIAARTVESKEVLRARGFYVMDLDDLGLGGI; encoded by the coding sequence ATGAGGTTCTACGGCAGGGAGCGGGAACTCCAGTTGATGGAGCACCTCTACGCCCGGACTCCCTCCTTCCTCGTCGTCACCGGCAGGCGAAGGGTCGGCAAGACCGAGCTCATCAAGGAGTTCTGCAAGGGAAAACCGGCCCTCTACTTCTACGTCGATGGGAACAAGAGCATCGAAGCTCTCATGGAGGAGTTCGGGGGGCTGACGGCAGAGGCGCTCAACCTCCCCGGCTACATCAAGACCGACACCCCGGAGACGTTCCTTGAGTTCCTCTTCTCCTACGACAAACCTCTGATCGTCGTCTTCGACGAGTTTCAGCGTTTCCTGAAGGTTCATCCCTCGTTCATCTCCCAGATGCAACGGTTCTGGGATCTGAAGGGGCGGGACTCGCACCTCTTCGTCATCATCTCCGGCTCGTCGGTCGGAATGATCCGCGAGATCTTCCTCGAAGGAAACGCTCCCCTCTTCCGGCGTGCCGACAACATCCTGACGCTCCGCCCGTTCAAACCAGAAGAATGCCTCGCCATCCTCGAAGACCTTGGGGTGCGGAACCCTGCAGAACGTCTCGACCTTTACCTTCTCTTCGGCGGGACGATCTACTACTACACGTTCATCGAGAAGTACGGGTGCACCGACCTCGAGACCGCCCTCGACCGGCTTGTCCTCGACGACCTCGCCCCACTCCGCCGGGAGATGAGCGATGTCGTGGTCGAAGAGTTCGGGCGGGAGCATGCGACCTACTACGAGATCCTCGCCGCCATTGCTGAAGGGAAGAGATCCCAGAAGGAGATCGCCGACGTTGTCCGCCTTCCCTCGACCTCGCTCCCCCCGTACCTGCGTGACCTTGTCGACCTTCTCGGGGTCATCGAGTACCGGGTTCCGGTCACCGAAAGAGGGAAACGCTCGAAGATGGGCAGATACGCTTTTGCGGACAACTTCTTCCGGTTTTACGCTATTTACATATACCGGAACATGAGCCTCTACGAGAGCGGCCGCTTCGACCTCCTGAAAGACCGGATCCTCCGGGAGTGGAGGGGGTTCTCCGGCCGGGCCTTCGAAGAGATGATCCGGACCCTTCTCGCCCGTGACCTCGCGGAGCGGTACGAAGAGATCGGCTCCTGGTGGAACCGCCGGGGGGACGAGATCGACCTCCTCGCCCTCGGCCCGGAAGGAAGCCTCGCCGTCGAGATCAAGAACCGCAACCTCTCCCTCGCCGAGGCACACGGCATCCTCGCCGCCCTGGAGGAGAAATTGCCGCTCGTGAAGGGTCTCGCAAGGCCCTTGGCCACCGGTATCGCCGCCCGCACCGTCGAGAGCAAGGAGGTGCTCAGGGCCAGGGGGTTCTACGTCATGGATCTCGACGACCTCGGGCTCGGGGGGATCTGA
- the tfrB gene encoding fumarate reductase (CoM/CoB) subunit TfrB: MKTIALRVSRFDPAMDTEPHVEEYVVRVNEGARVLHALHAVRDGHDPTLAYRYCCGSGQCGSCAVRVDGKPVLACMEEARDGMTVEPLALPVLKDLVVDLEPVIAKIARICPAPDAGLPTKEEIEAIKPLRDCIECFCCVSACPALQVTEFAGPTVLRQEMRLALDPRDSGDRITDAIEKGLFYCTTCKRCTEVCPKEIEIPGKAIEKLREIANRRGLTLPRHQEVARLVQETGRSVERTKATFLEQVPEVIEPDGPVRGEVGFFVGCMFNGRVPQTALDAMEVMKRNGIRVIVPHDQVCCGSPLIRTGQTSYVEDLKKKNIEAFASRGITTVMTICAGCGATLKNDYETPFTVKDVTEILTEYGIEPPAKLDIRATYHDPCHLLRGQGISEQPRTLLRGAVREFVEMPTQCCGAGGGVRSGVPEEASALGAKRDECVKATGADVVVTVCPFCEFHIADCTDVPVKNLTTILLEGYRKKDAEREGSA; encoded by the coding sequence ATGAAGACGATCGCCCTCCGGGTCTCGCGCTTCGACCCGGCGATGGATACGGAGCCGCACGTCGAGGAGTACGTCGTCCGGGTCAACGAGGGGGCCCGGGTGCTCCACGCCCTCCACGCCGTCCGCGACGGGCACGATCCGACCCTTGCCTACCGCTACTGCTGCGGGTCGGGGCAGTGCGGGAGCTGCGCCGTCCGGGTGGACGGAAAGCCCGTCCTCGCCTGCATGGAGGAGGCCCGCGACGGGATGACGGTGGAACCGCTGGCGCTCCCGGTCTTAAAAGACCTGGTGGTCGACCTGGAACCGGTGATCGCGAAGATCGCCCGGATATGCCCGGCACCGGATGCAGGGCTCCCGACAAAAGAGGAGATCGAGGCGATCAAGCCGCTCCGGGACTGCATCGAGTGCTTCTGCTGCGTATCGGCCTGCCCGGCGCTCCAGGTGACGGAGTTCGCCGGCCCGACGGTGCTCCGGCAGGAGATGCGCCTCGCCCTCGATCCCCGCGACTCGGGGGACAGGATCACCGACGCGATCGAGAAGGGGCTCTTCTACTGCACGACCTGCAAGCGCTGCACGGAGGTCTGCCCGAAAGAGATCGAGATCCCGGGCAAAGCGATCGAGAAACTCCGTGAGATCGCGAACCGCCGCGGGCTGACCCTCCCCCGCCACCAGGAGGTGGCACGGCTGGTGCAGGAGACCGGCCGGAGCGTCGAGCGGACGAAAGCCACATTCCTCGAGCAGGTGCCGGAGGTGATCGAGCCCGACGGCCCCGTCCGCGGCGAGGTGGGGTTCTTCGTCGGGTGCATGTTCAACGGCCGGGTGCCGCAGACGGCGCTCGACGCGATGGAAGTGATGAAGCGCAACGGCATCCGGGTGATCGTCCCCCACGACCAGGTCTGCTGCGGTTCGCCGCTGATCCGGACGGGGCAGACGTCGTATGTAGAGGATCTTAAGAAGAAGAACATCGAGGCCTTCGCCAGCCGTGGGATCACAACCGTGATGACGATCTGCGCCGGGTGCGGGGCGACGCTGAAGAACGATTACGAGACGCCGTTTACGGTCAAAGACGTCACGGAGATCCTCACCGAGTACGGGATCGAGCCCCCGGCGAAGCTCGATATCCGGGCGACCTACCATGACCCCTGCCACCTCCTCCGCGGCCAGGGGATCAGCGAGCAGCCGCGGACGCTCCTCCGCGGGGCCGTCCGGGAGTTTGTGGAGATGCCGACGCAGTGCTGCGGTGCCGGCGGCGGCGTCCGGTCGGGGGTGCCTGAGGAGGCCAGTGCCCTCGGGGCGAAGCGCGACGAGTGCGTGAAGGCGACCGGCGCGGACGTCGTGGTGACGGTCTGCCCGTTCTGCGAGTTCCACATCGCGGACTGCACGGACGTGCCCGTCAAGAACCTGACGACGATCCTGCTCGAAGGCTACCGGAAGAAGGACGCGGAGCGGGAAGGCTCTGCGTGA
- the ablB gene encoding putative beta-lysine N-acetyltransferase: protein MSPDTVTTIGGTLVQHGRLSDRIYVMHLSPADLPGILDDLDALAQRERYTKIFVKVPASALPLFIARGYIVEARVPRFFRGREDGYFAAKFFDADRRQESADVAAVIAAVREKAGDARPAGLPPGWKYAPGSEDDADDLAALYGEVFATYPFPIADPGYLRETMAGDYRYFTVRTADGRLAAASSAEIYREDENVEMTDFAVHPDFRGQNLSGFLLSRMEGEMRAAGMKIAFTIARALSYPINATFARAGYAWGGTLVNNTNICGGFESMNVWYRPLVR from the coding sequence ATGAGTCCTGATACCGTCACGACGATCGGCGGCACCCTCGTCCAGCACGGACGGTTGAGCGACCGGATCTACGTGATGCACCTCTCGCCCGCCGACCTTCCTGGAATTCTCGACGACCTCGATGCGCTCGCACAGAGAGAGCGCTACACGAAGATATTTGTAAAAGTGCCGGCCTCCGCCCTCCCGCTCTTCATCGCCCGGGGCTACATCGTCGAGGCGCGGGTTCCCCGGTTCTTCCGGGGCAGGGAGGACGGGTATTTCGCGGCGAAGTTCTTCGATGCGGATCGCAGGCAGGAGTCGGCCGATGTCGCCGCGGTCATCGCGGCCGTCCGCGAGAAGGCCGGCGATGCCCGCCCCGCCGGCCTCCCGCCGGGCTGGAAGTATGCGCCCGGGTCAGAGGACGACGCCGACGACCTGGCCGCGCTCTACGGCGAGGTCTTTGCGACCTACCCGTTTCCCATCGCCGATCCCGGCTACCTGCGGGAGACGATGGCCGGGGACTACCGCTACTTCACCGTCCGCACCGCCGACGGCCGGCTTGCCGCGGCCTCCTCGGCGGAGATCTACCGCGAGGACGAGAACGTCGAGATGACCGATTTCGCCGTGCACCCGGATTTCCGGGGCCAAAACCTCTCGGGCTTCCTCCTCTCCCGGATGGAGGGGGAGATGCGGGCGGCCGGGATGAAGATCGCCTTCACCATCGCCCGGGCGCTCTCCTACCCGATCAACGCCACGTTCGCCCGGGCGGGGTATGCGTGGGGCGGGACGCTCGTCAACAACACCAACATCTGCGGCGGGTTCGAGAGCATGAACGTCTGGTATCGGCCACTCGTGAGGTGA
- the kamA gene encoding lysine 2,3-aminomutase: MAILSTNQQEIAERIDAGAAAEVWRDWKWQVRHAITGISTFERLLGVSFGEDERRELEETASRFPLRITPYYLSLIDPKDLWNDPIFMQCFPSPAELQVEPDDMEDPLAEDADHPAPCITHRYPDRVLFLVSNVCAMYCRHCTRKRKVGDVDSIPSEAEVIESLDYIRENPQIRDVLLSGGDPFMLPDDRLDWILTELDDIEHVEVVRIGTRVPVVLPYRVTDELCAMLARHHPLWVNTHFNHPAEITTSSQKALARLADAGIPLGNQTVLLAGVNDCPRIMRTLVQKLVRNRVRPYYLYQCDLSEGLTHFRTPVSKGIEIIESLIGHTSGFAVPTYVIDAPGGGGKIPVMPQYLISWATNRVVLRNFEGVITTYREPDSYEPVWCDRKCATCGQYLRLEGADESKAVGIVKLLSDEDPTTALVPEHTERFERRNES, translated from the coding sequence ATGGCCATTTTATCAACCAACCAGCAGGAGATAGCAGAAAGGATCGATGCAGGTGCCGCCGCGGAAGTCTGGCGGGACTGGAAGTGGCAGGTCCGGCACGCGATCACTGGGATCTCCACGTTTGAGCGGCTGCTCGGCGTATCGTTCGGAGAGGACGAGCGGCGGGAGCTGGAAGAGACCGCAAGCAGGTTCCCCCTGAGGATAACGCCGTACTACCTCTCGCTCATTGATCCAAAGGATCTCTGGAACGACCCGATCTTCATGCAATGCTTCCCGTCGCCGGCGGAGCTGCAGGTCGAGCCCGACGACATGGAGGACCCGCTTGCCGAGGACGCCGACCACCCGGCTCCCTGCATCACCCACCGCTACCCCGACCGGGTGCTCTTTTTGGTCAGCAACGTCTGCGCCATGTACTGCCGGCACTGCACCCGGAAGCGGAAGGTCGGGGACGTCGACTCCATCCCCTCAGAGGCCGAGGTGATCGAGAGCCTCGACTACATCCGGGAGAACCCCCAGATCCGGGACGTCCTCCTCTCCGGGGGCGATCCGTTCATGCTTCCCGACGACCGCCTCGACTGGATCCTGACCGAACTCGACGACATCGAGCACGTCGAGGTGGTCCGGATCGGCACCCGGGTTCCGGTCGTCCTCCCCTACCGCGTCACGGATGAACTCTGCGCGATGCTCGCCCGGCACCACCCGCTCTGGGTGAACACCCACTTCAACCACCCGGCGGAGATCACGACATCCTCGCAGAAGGCGCTCGCACGGCTTGCCGATGCCGGCATACCGCTCGGCAACCAGACCGTCCTCCTGGCGGGGGTGAACGACTGCCCCCGGATCATGAGGACCCTGGTGCAGAAACTCGTCAGGAACCGGGTCCGCCCCTACTACCTCTACCAGTGCGACCTCTCCGAGGGGCTCACCCATTTCCGCACCCCGGTCTCCAAGGGGATCGAGATCATCGAGAGCCTCATCGGGCATACCAGCGGGTTTGCCGTCCCGACCTACGTCATCGACGCTCCCGGCGGCGGCGGGAAGATCCCGGTAATGCCCCAGTACCTCATCTCCTGGGCCACGAACCGGGTGGTGCTCCGGAACTTCGAGGGAGTGATCACCACCTACCGCGAGCCCGATTCCTACGAGCCGGTCTGGTGCGACCGCAAGTGCGCGACCTGCGGGCAGTACCTCAGGCTCGAGGGCGCGGACGAGTCCAAAGCGGTCGGGATCGTCAAACTCCTCTCGGACGAGGATCCGACGACAGCACTCGTCCCGGAGCACACCGAGCGGTTCGAGCGGAGAAATGAGTCCTGA